A single Chryseobacterium shigense DNA region contains:
- a CDS encoding amino acid permease, translating into MSSEEKKESNDGSLVRGLTNRHIQLIALGGAIGTGLFLGIGPAAVLAGPSVILGYALAGIIAFFIMRQLGEMVVQEPVSGSFSHFAYKYWGNFPGFASGWNYWILYILVSMAELTAIGHYIHFWWPEIPLWVSSLFFFIVINALNLASVKVYGETEFWFSIIKVVAIVAMIIFGIYLLVTGTGGDKASIQNLWNDGGFFPKGLFNKTESGYSGLFAAMAMIMFSFGGLELIGITAAEAKNPEKTIPQATNQVIYRILIFYVGALVILFALSPWREITEGTSPFVMVFQNLNGFEFNLFGKVIHFNSLIANILNLIVLTAALSVYNSSVYSNSRMLFGLAQQGNAPGFLTKLNKSHVPTNAIIVSSCFAGICIIINKLVPEKAFEYLMALVVSTLIINWLMICYTHLKFKKSIMNSGIESKFPSIFYPVSNYICILFLLAILVLMSITGMEIQVILIPVWLAFLFLMFKLYKNK; encoded by the coding sequence ATGAGCAGTGAAGAGAAAAAAGAGTCCAATGATGGGTCTTTAGTCAGAGGATTAACCAACAGGCATATTCAGTTAATTGCACTCGGAGGAGCTATAGGAACAGGACTGTTTCTTGGGATTGGTCCGGCAGCGGTTTTAGCGGGACCTTCCGTTATTCTGGGCTATGCTTTAGCAGGAATTATTGCATTTTTTATTATGCGCCAGCTTGGTGAAATGGTAGTTCAGGAACCTGTTTCCGGAAGTTTCAGTCATTTTGCCTATAAATATTGGGGAAATTTTCCGGGGTTTGCGTCGGGGTGGAATTACTGGATACTCTATATTCTCGTCAGCATGGCCGAACTTACGGCTATAGGTCATTATATTCATTTCTGGTGGCCCGAAATTCCGCTCTGGGTTTCCAGTTTATTCTTTTTTATTGTGATTAATGCTTTAAACCTTGCTTCTGTAAAAGTATATGGAGAAACTGAATTCTGGTTTTCCATCATCAAAGTTGTGGCTATTGTGGCTATGATTATTTTCGGTATTTACCTGCTGGTAACCGGTACGGGAGGGGATAAGGCCAGTATTCAGAATTTATGGAATGATGGCGGTTTTTTCCCGAAAGGTTTATTTAATAAGACAGAAAGCGGTTATTCAGGACTATTTGCAGCGATGGCCATGATTATGTTTTCATTTGGCGGACTGGAACTGATAGGAATTACCGCAGCAGAAGCAAAGAATCCCGAAAAAACAATTCCACAGGCTACCAACCAGGTAATCTACAGAATTCTGATCTTTTATGTAGGAGCTTTGGTGATTTTATTCGCTTTAAGTCCGTGGAGAGAAATTACAGAGGGAACAAGCCCTTTCGTAATGGTTTTTCAGAATTTAAACGGTTTTGAATTTAATCTATTCGGAAAGGTAATACACTTTAATTCACTCATTGCAAATATCCTTAATCTGATCGTTCTGACAGCAGCTTTATCCGTTTATAACAGCAGTGTTTACAGCAACAGCCGGATGCTTTTCGGATTGGCACAGCAGGGAAATGCACCCGGGTTTTTAACGAAACTGAACAAAAGTCATGTTCCCACCAATGCCATCATTGTATCTTCCTGTTTTGCAGGAATCTGTATCATTATCAATAAACTGGTTCCTGAAAAAGCATTTGAATATTTAATGGCTTTAGTGGTTTCTACACTTATTATCAACTGGCTGATGATATGTTACACCCATTTGAAATTTAAGAAAAGCATCATGAATTCCGGGATTGAATCAAAATTTCCATCCATATTCTATCCGGTCTCCAATTACATCTGTATCCTGTTCTTACTGGCTATTTTAGTACTGATGAGCATTACAGGAATGGAAATTCAGGTGATTTTGATTCCTGTATGGCTGGCTTTCCTGTTTTTGATGTTTAAACTGTATAAAAATAAATAA
- a CDS encoding AMP-binding protein, whose amino-acid sequence MLIDFNNLNINNLSFRTDFEQKIKIFLNEWFSHGYTVKVQTSGSTGIPKIFEIEKNKMINSAGMTCHFLGLQEGDKALICLPIEYISGKMMVVRSIERKLKLIVVEPSLKPVEHLNEEINFCAMTPLQVENSLDKLHLIKNLIIGGAAVSESLKQKISGNQQLSVSNRIFETYGMSETLSHIALKQVRPEPEDYFTVFENVSISVDERGCLKIFAPNLNVEVLQTNDLVEIKNSHQFKFLGRIDNVINSGGAKIFPETLEALVKKEIPNEAVFVGINDESLGQKLILVIEGKESGDIVSKISEIPFEKSFHKPKEIIFMEEIPRTPNGKVNRTELERKISKYL is encoded by the coding sequence ATGCTGATAGACTTCAATAATCTCAATATTAATAATTTATCCTTTCGGACAGATTTTGAACAGAAAATCAAAATTTTTTTGAACGAATGGTTTTCTCACGGATATACTGTGAAGGTTCAGACTTCGGGGTCCACAGGAATACCAAAAATTTTTGAGATCGAAAAAAATAAAATGATTAATTCTGCTGGGATGACGTGTCATTTTCTGGGATTGCAGGAAGGAGATAAAGCATTGATCTGCCTTCCCATAGAATATATTTCAGGAAAGATGATGGTAGTCCGCTCCATAGAAAGAAAATTGAAGCTGATTGTTGTAGAGCCGTCTCTGAAACCTGTTGAACATTTAAACGAAGAAATAAACTTCTGTGCCATGACTCCGCTTCAGGTGGAAAATTCTCTGGATAAGCTTCATTTGATTAAAAATTTAATTATTGGCGGGGCAGCTGTTTCGGAGAGCTTGAAGCAGAAAATTTCCGGTAATCAGCAATTATCTGTCTCAAACCGTATTTTTGAAACTTACGGAATGTCTGAAACCCTCTCTCATATTGCCCTGAAGCAGGTGAGGCCTGAACCTGAAGATTATTTCACCGTTTTTGAAAATGTTTCCATCAGTGTGGATGAAAGAGGCTGCCTGAAAATATTTGCTCCAAATCTTAATGTTGAGGTACTTCAGACTAATGATTTAGTTGAAATAAAGAATAGCCATCAGTTTAAATTCCTGGGACGTATAGATAATGTTATTAATTCTGGTGGAGCGAAAATTTTTCCTGAAACACTGGAAGCTTTGGTAAAAAAAGAAATTCCCAATGAAGCCGTTTTTGTCGGGATAAATGACGAAAGTTTGGGACAGAAACTGATATTGGTTATAGAAGGAAAAGAATCCGGAGATATAGTATCGAAAATATCAGAAATACCATTTGAAAAGAGTTTCCACAAACCAAAAGAAATTATTTTCATGGAAGAAATTCCACGAACTCCCAACGGTAAAGTAAACCGTACAGAGCTGGAAAGAAAAATAAGTAAATATTTATAA
- a CDS encoding deoxyhypusine synthase family protein, which translates to MSKPISEFIEKYYLHFNAAALVDASKGYVAHLKDGGKMMITLAGAMSTAELGKILAEMIRQGKVDFISCTGANLEEDLMNLVAHSHYERVPHYRDLTAQDEWDLLERGLNRVTDTCIPEEEAFRRLQKHIVEIWKDAEAKGERYFPHEFMYKMILSGVLEQYYEIPRENSWMIAAAEANLPIVVPGWEDSTMGNIFASYCIKGELTATTMKSGIEYMTYLADWYTKNSGGKGVGFFQIGGGIAGDFPICVVPMLYQDMEMHDIPFWSYFCQISDSTTSYGSYSGAVPNEKITWGKLDITTPKFIVESDATICAPLMFSYILENS; encoded by the coding sequence ATGAGCAAACCGATTTCTGAATTTATAGAGAAATATTATCTGCACTTCAATGCGGCTGCATTGGTAGATGCATCTAAGGGGTATGTTGCGCATCTTAAAGATGGCGGAAAAATGATGATTACCCTGGCAGGGGCAATGTCTACTGCTGAATTAGGGAAGATCCTTGCAGAAATGATCCGTCAGGGAAAAGTAGATTTTATCTCTTGTACAGGAGCCAACCTTGAAGAAGATCTTATGAACCTTGTGGCCCACTCTCACTATGAAAGAGTTCCGCATTACAGAGATCTTACCGCGCAGGATGAATGGGATTTGTTGGAAAGAGGATTAAACAGAGTTACAGATACATGTATTCCTGAAGAGGAAGCATTCAGAAGACTTCAGAAGCATATTGTAGAGATCTGGAAAGATGCTGAAGCTAAAGGCGAGCGTTATTTCCCGCACGAATTCATGTACAAGATGATCCTTTCAGGAGTTCTTGAGCAGTATTACGAAATTCCAAGAGAAAACTCATGGATGATTGCCGCTGCAGAAGCAAACCTGCCAATTGTGGTTCCGGGATGGGAAGATTCTACCATGGGTAATATCTTTGCATCTTACTGCATCAAAGGTGAGCTTACAGCAACCACTATGAAATCAGGAATTGAGTATATGACGTATCTTGCAGACTGGTATACTAAAAATTCAGGTGGAAAAGGAGTAGGCTTCTTCCAGATCGGAGGAGGTATTGCCGGAGATTTCCCTATCTGTGTAGTGCCGATGCTTTACCAGGATATGGAAATGCATGATATTCCTTTCTGGTCTTATTTCTGCCAGATATCGGATTCTACAACATCTTACGGTTCATACTCAGGAGCAGTTCCGAATGAGAAAATTACCTGGGGTAAACTGGATATCACTACACCGAAATTCATCGTTG
- the ccoN gene encoding cytochrome-c oxidase, cbb3-type subunit I: protein METQKFNYDNNIVRAFLYATIVFGLVGFLLGLTAALMLFYPELPEFLFGTDDTTIQSLKSGNIQGLINTQGAMGFGRIRMLHTSAVIFAFVCNSFFCGAYYSMQRLLKTRMFSDTLSWIHFWSWQLMIVAVVITFLMGINTSKEYAEHEWPIDILITFSWVIFGINMFGTIAKRRVRHLYVAIWFYIATWIAVAMLHIFNNLEVPLSFTSWKSYSVYSGVKDALVQWWYGHNAVAFVLTTPVLGLMYYFMPKAAQRPVFSYKLSIIHFWSLIFVYLWAGPHHLQYTALPAWAQAVGTGFSIMLIAPSWGGMLNGLLTLRGAWDKVRENPILKFFVVAVTCYGMATFEGPLLATKSLNKIGHYTDWVIGHVHMGALGWNGFMAFGVVYYLIPIMWRTPLWSKKLANWHFWLGTLGIIFYAVPMYISGFTQGLMWKQFNPDGTLMYKNWLDTVTAIIPYFKMRFLGGIFYLSGAILMVVNVIKTIRSGSFQKNVPAEAPALADIGSARKEGEGVHLWLERTPKLLSILAFITVAIGGLVEIIPTLSLKQSVPTITAVKPYTPLELEGRDLYIREGCNACHSQMIRPFRDEIVRFEGKNGQYSKAGEFIYDRPFLWGSKRTGPDLHREGGRNPDSWHFKHMYNPRITSAGSIMPRFPWLITNKLDRTQMVDKMRLMKNSFDVPYSKAEIDSAGKWADNQSKAIVQRIYSEATDVKDQMEKEKTSKGASYVPLEQREIVAMIAYLQRLGTDIKTTQIQTASAE, encoded by the coding sequence ATGGAGACGCAAAAATTCAATTATGACAATAATATTGTCAGAGCATTCTTGTATGCTACTATCGTATTCGGGCTGGTCGGCTTTCTGCTGGGACTTACAGCCGCACTGATGCTTTTTTATCCTGAATTACCTGAGTTTTTATTCGGAACGGATGATACCACCATCCAGAGTTTAAAAAGCGGAAATATTCAGGGATTGATCAATACACAGGGCGCTATGGGATTCGGAAGAATCAGAATGCTGCATACAAGCGCCGTTATTTTTGCTTTTGTGTGTAACTCCTTCTTCTGTGGTGCTTATTACAGCATGCAGAGACTTTTAAAAACAAGAATGTTCAGCGATACACTCTCATGGATCCATTTCTGGAGCTGGCAGCTGATGATTGTTGCCGTCGTGATCACTTTCTTAATGGGAATCAATACTTCCAAAGAATACGCCGAACACGAATGGCCTATTGATATTCTGATCACCTTCTCATGGGTCATTTTCGGAATCAATATGTTCGGAACCATTGCGAAGAGAAGAGTGAGACACCTTTACGTAGCCATATGGTTCTACATCGCAACATGGATTGCCGTAGCCATGCTCCATATCTTTAATAATCTTGAAGTTCCCCTATCATTTACCAGCTGGAAATCTTATTCTGTATATTCCGGTGTAAAAGATGCTCTTGTACAATGGTGGTACGGTCACAATGCCGTGGCATTCGTACTGACAACTCCGGTATTAGGTCTGATGTATTATTTCATGCCGAAAGCGGCTCAGCGTCCTGTATTCTCTTATAAATTATCCATTATTCACTTTTGGTCGCTGATATTCGTATACCTTTGGGCCGGTCCTCACCACCTTCAGTATACGGCGCTTCCGGCATGGGCTCAGGCCGTAGGTACAGGATTCTCTATCATGCTTATTGCACCTTCCTGGGGAGGAATGCTGAACGGCCTTCTTACCTTAAGAGGAGCCTGGGATAAAGTGAGAGAAAATCCGATCCTTAAATTCTTTGTAGTAGCAGTTACCTGTTATGGTATGGCTACTTTTGAGGGACCTTTGCTGGCTACAAAATCTTTAAACAAAATCGGGCACTATACGGACTGGGTTATCGGGCACGTACATATGGGAGCACTTGGATGGAACGGTTTCATGGCCTTCGGAGTAGTTTATTACCTGATCCCTATTATGTGGAGAACACCTTTATGGTCTAAAAAATTAGCCAACTGGCACTTCTGGCTGGGAACATTAGGAATCATCTTTTACGCTGTTCCTATGTATATCTCAGGATTTACACAGGGATTAATGTGGAAACAGTTCAATCCGGACGGCACTTTAATGTATAAAAACTGGCTGGATACGGTAACGGCAATTATTCCTTACTTTAAAATGAGATTCTTAGGAGGTATCTTTTATCTTTCTGGAGCTATTTTAATGGTGGTAAATGTGATCAAAACCATAAGATCAGGTTCATTCCAGAAAAACGTTCCCGCGGAAGCTCCTGCACTGGCAGACATTGGCAGCGCAAGAAAAGAAGGCGAAGGCGTACACCTTTGGCTGGAAAGAACTCCGAAACTGTTATCTATATTGGCATTCATAACCGTAGCTATCGGTGGATTGGTGGAAATTATTCCAACATTATCCCTTAAACAAAGTGTTCCGACGATTACGGCTGTAAAACCATACACACCGCTTGAACTGGAAGGAAGAGACCTGTATATCCGTGAAGGATGTAATGCCTGTCACTCACAGATGATCAGACCTTTCCGTGATGAGATCGTAAGATTTGAAGGCAAAAACGGGCAATACTCAAAAGCCGGAGAATTTATCTATGACAGACCATTCTTGTGGGGATCTAAGAGAACCGGACCGGATCTTCACAGAGAAGGAGGCAGAAACCCGGATTCATGGCACTTTAAACATATGTACAATCCAAGAATTACCTCTGCAGGTTCCATCATGCCCCGTTTCCCGTGGCTGATCACCAACAAACTGGACCGTACCCAAATGGTTGACAAGATGAGGTTAATGAAAAATTCTTTCGATGTACCTTATTCAAAAGCTGAAATAGATTCTGCAGGAAAATGGGCAGATAATCAGTCAAAAGCTATTGTACAGAGAATTTATTCTGAAGCGACAGACGTTAAAGACCAGATGGAAAAAGAAAAAACATCAAAAGGAGCATCTTATGTTCCGCTTGAACAGAGAGAAATCGTAGCGATGATCGCCTATCTTCAAAGATTAGGAACTGATATTAAAACAACACAGATTCAGACAGCAAGCGCTGAATAA
- the arfB gene encoding alternative ribosome rescue aminoacyl-tRNA hydrolase ArfB, whose amino-acid sequence MKDFSKELGFKTSRSSGAGGQNVNKVETSVTVLWLVDESEFFNDHQKELIHSKLKNRINTDGYLFLTVSESRTQLMNKNKAVEKIVELVDKALIVQKKRIATKPSKGQKQKRLDTKKKLSEKKDNRKFKF is encoded by the coding sequence ATGAAAGACTTTTCAAAAGAACTCGGTTTTAAAACTTCACGAAGCAGTGGAGCAGGAGGCCAGAATGTTAATAAAGTGGAAACTTCCGTTACCGTTCTCTGGCTTGTTGATGAGTCTGAATTTTTTAATGATCATCAGAAAGAACTGATTCATAGTAAATTAAAAAACAGAATTAATACCGATGGATATTTATTCCTCACGGTCTCGGAAAGCAGAACCCAGCTGATGAACAAGAATAAGGCAGTTGAAAAAATTGTTGAACTTGTTGATAAAGCTTTAATTGTTCAAAAGAAAAGAATTGCAACCAAGCCTTCAAAGGGACAAAAACAAAAGCGACTTGATACGAAAAAGAAGCTCTCTGAAAAAAAGGATAACAGGAAGTTCAAGTTTTAG
- a CDS encoding helix-turn-helix domain-containing protein, translating to MKVCGQNIRKIRRSKDFTQEYMAFEMGISQKAYSDIENSKVKINLEILTKISDILEIKPSDICSISHKCGTGGSEDKYQGLLEYMKKNNISIPEEYL from the coding sequence ATGAAAGTATGTGGTCAAAATATCAGAAAAATCCGCAGAAGTAAGGATTTTACACAGGAGTACATGGCTTTTGAAATGGGCATTTCCCAAAAGGCCTATTCTGACATTGAAAATTCTAAAGTGAAGATCAATCTGGAAATACTAACGAAGATCTCCGACATTTTGGAAATCAAACCTTCCGACATCTGCAGCATCTCACATAAATGTGGAACAGGCGGCTCTGAAGACAAATATCAGGGACTTTTGGAGTATATGAAAAAGAATAATATTTCAATTCCTGAGGAATATTTATAA
- a CDS encoding c-type cytochrome — MKKRTPISIYIATTIGLTIMAFEMFAGDSGYFSSPFFWALLLIAIILLMIMNSIGDLVENESFSRLSEEEKKEYLAEKSIPYYQKLWNSAFKKQSATEEKDILIDHGFDGITELDNSLPKWWIGLFWFGCIFCVVYLTAFAFTEYAHPEAEYDKEVKTMLASIAEYEKTAPQIDLATAKYSADNIAEGQELFKTNCVTCHSDGGKGGIGPNLTDTHWINIKEKSLFKNVFWMLENGSPNNPTMRPFIKEGTITGRDAEKIAAYVYHINQETSPVTPAQGGAAPQGEEVKWENGNN, encoded by the coding sequence ATGAAAAAGAGAACCCCCATTTCAATATATATCGCAACCACGATAGGCTTAACGATCATGGCGTTTGAAATGTTCGCCGGAGATTCAGGGTATTTTTCCTCTCCGTTTTTCTGGGCGCTGCTGTTAATTGCAATCATCCTCCTGATGATCATGAACTCCATCGGAGATCTGGTTGAAAATGAAAGCTTCAGCAGATTGTCGGAAGAGGAAAAGAAAGAATATTTAGCAGAGAAAAGCATTCCTTATTACCAAAAGCTTTGGAATTCAGCATTTAAAAAACAGTCTGCTACTGAAGAAAAAGATATTCTTATAGATCATGGTTTCGATGGGATTACAGAGCTTGATAATTCACTACCGAAATGGTGGATCGGCCTGTTCTGGTTCGGATGCATATTCTGCGTAGTCTATCTCACAGCTTTCGCCTTCACAGAATACGCCCACCCGGAAGCGGAATACGACAAAGAAGTAAAAACAATGCTGGCATCCATAGCGGAATATGAAAAAACCGCTCCCCAGATTGATCTGGCAACAGCAAAATACAGCGCAGATAATATTGCAGAAGGTCAGGAACTCTTCAAAACCAATTGTGTAACCTGTCACAGTGACGGTGGAAAAGGCGGCATAGGGCCCAACCTTACAGATACACACTGGATCAATATTAAAGAAAAAAGCCTGTTCAAAAACGTATTCTGGATGCTTGAAAACGGTTCCCCGAATAATCCTACCATGCGCCCTTTCATCAAGGAAGGAACGATTACCGGAAGAGACGCCGAAAAAATTGCCGCTTATGTGTATCATATCAACCAGGAAACTTCTCCTGTTACTCCGGCTCAGGGCGGTGCTGCACCTCAGGGTGAAGAAGTGAAATGGGAGAACGGCAACAATTAA